Part of the Imperialibacter roseus genome, TCTACAGTGACTGGTCAAAAAATGACCGTGAGTACCTGGAGCGATTCTTTGAGAAGGACGATTACAAGTGGGTAGGGGAGCAGCTTTCAAAAGATCCATCCACAGTTTGGAGAAAACGCATTTCCCTCAAACTGGATGAGTTTAACATAGCCAAAGATTTGATACGATCAACAGCAAACGCATTTGAATGAACCACTGGATATCCATCATACTGGTTTTAGTTGGAGGCGAAGCATTGTCGGTGCTGTTGTTTTGGATTTTGTCAAAAATATTCACTGGCAAGGACGGAGCAGGCATAAGTAAACGATCTGTTTTCAAAGGCATGGTAGAGCGGCTATTCCTTTTTTTCGCACTTACGCACGACTTGCCCCATGTGTTGACACTGCTGGGAGCACTAAAAATTGCAACAAGAATTAAGGATGAAAACAAAATATCAAACGATTACTTTTTAGTGGGCAACCTGCTGTCGATCAGCCTGGCCATTGCCTATTTTATTATCTGGAGAGAAGTTTTGAAGTAAAGTATGGAAGAAGAGAACCTTAACAGTCACGAAGGAGAAGATCAGATTCATGATGTGGTAGCCGTTTCGGGTATGTACGAAAGCTGGTTCCTCGATTATGCATCCTATGTAATTTTGGAAAGGGCCGTGCCTGCAATTGAAGACGGATTTAAGCCGGTACAGCGGCGTATCCTGCATGCCATGAAGGAAATGGACGATGGTCGCTTCAACAAGGTGGCGAACATCATTGGTAGCACCATGCAGTACCATCCTCACGGCGACGCTTCCATTGGCGATGCCATCGTCAATATTGGGCAGAAAGACCTCCTGATCGAAACGCAGGGCAACTGGGGTGATATCCGCACAGGAGACCGGGCCGCAGCACCCCGTTACATAGAGGCCAGACTATCGAAGTTTGCGCTCGAGGTGGTTTTCAACCCGCAAACCACCAACTGGCAGCTTTCATACGACGGACGTAAACGTGAACCTGTTACTCTTCCCGTTAAATTTCCACTGCTTCTGGCACAGGGCGTTGAAGGCATTGCTGTTGGCCTTTCTACCAAACTATTGCCTCACAACTTCCGGGAGCTGATTGAAGCTTCCATTGCAGTGCTTAAGGGCAAGAAGACTAATATTTTACCCGACTTTCCTACCGGTGGCCTGGCAGACTTTTCAGACTACAATGAAGGAAAGAGAGGCGGCAGAGTTCGTGTAAGGGCCAAAATAGAAGAGCTCGACAAGAAGACACTCGTTATCAAAGACATTCCATTTGGCACTACCACCACCAACCTGATGGACTCCATCGTGAAAGCCAACGATAAGGGAAAGATCAAGGTCAAAAAGGTGGTGGATAACACGGCCAAGGATGTTGAAATTGAAGTGCACCTGGCACCTGGCGTGTCGCCTGACATCACCATCGACGCTTTGTACGCCTTCACCGATTGTGAAGTATCCATTTCTCCCAATGCCTGCGTGATTGTTGACGACAAGCCTGTATTCATGTCTGTCAATGACATCCTGAAGGTTTGTACCAACCAAACGGTCAACCTCCTCAAGCGGGAGTTGGAGATAAGAAGAGCTGAATTGATGGAAAAGATGCTCTTCTCATCATTGGAAAAAATATTTATCGAAAACAGAATCTACCGGGATATTGAGGAATGTGAAACCTGGGAAGCTGTTTTGGACACCATCGATAAGGGGCTTGATCCTTTCAAAGACCAGTTTTACCGTGAGATCGTACAGGACGATATTTTGAAACTGACTGAAATCAAGATCAAGAGAATCTCCAAATTTGACTCCTTCAAGGCCGACGAGCTGATGAAGAAGCTTCAGGAAGAGTTGGAAGAGGTCAACTACAATTTGGAGAACCTGGTGGAGTATGCCATCAAGTATTATCAAAGTCTTCTGGATAAGTATGGCAAAGGAAGGGAGCGACTCACCGAAATAGCTCAGTTCGATACCATTGCGGCTACTGTGGTGGCTGCGAACAATCAGAAACTGTATGTCAACAGAGAAGACGGTTTCATAGGTTATGGACTGAAAAAGGACGAGTACATATGTGAGTGCTCTGACCTGGACGACATCATTGCCTTCAGGCGGGACGGAAAGTTTTCTGTCGTCAAAATTCAGGACAAAGTGTTCGTTGGCAAGGATATCCTCTATGCAGGTGTGTTCAAGAAAAACGACGAACGCATGGTGTACAACGCCGTCTACGTAGATGGCAAGTCAGGCCGGTCCATGATCAAGCGCTTCCAGGTGCTGGGTGTTACCCGTGACAAGGAGTATGACGTTAGTAAAGGTGAAAAAGGATCCAGAGTGCTCTATTTTTCTGCTAATCCGAACGGAGAAGCCGAAATCATTAATATCAGCCTGACCTCTGGCTCAAAGGCTAAAAAGAAAGTTTTCGATTTTGACTTTTCAGAGATAGAGATCAAAGGTCGTGGCTCGCAGGGTAATATTTTAACCAAATACCCCGTGAGAAAGATCGTGTTGAAGGAAGCAGGGAGGTCAACGTTGGGAGGGCTTGATATATGGTACGATGCTACTATCGGGCGACTCAATACGGATGATAGGGGAGAGTATCTTGGCAACTTCCTGGCGGACGACAAAATCATCGTCTTTTATCAGGATGGCAGCTACGAGCTCACCTCGTTTGAACTGACCAACAGATACGACTACCATCAGATTCTCACACTCCAAAAGTTCAATCCGAAAGCAGTTGTTAGCGCAGTGTACCTGGATGGTAAGACGAAGGTGCATTTTGGTAAGCGATTCCTGATCGAAACCAGCACAGTTGAAAAGAAATTTGTCTTCATTTCTGAAGAAAAGGGATCCAGGCTGCTACTAGTGAGTTCGCATCCCTCACCATCCTTCGAAGTCAGCTATAGGAAGAAAGGCAGCAAGGAGACAGACAAAGAAATCATTGTATTTGAGGAATTTATCGACATCAAGGGGTGGAAGGCAGTCGGCAACAAATTGAATTTCCCGGATATCAAAAAACTGGAGTGGCTGGCCAACGAAGACCCTGGGGCTGAGGAGAAGGATAGCAACGACGATGATTCAGGCCCGGACACCAAAGAAGATGAAGATGATACTGCTTCGAAAGCAACCGACGACAAGCAGGAAATAGCAGAAACGGTAAAGAAGCTGAAAGAAGAGTTCAGTAAAGAAACAGATGAGAATTTTGATGTGGGAAGCAGCATAGATTTGGATATTAAGAAACCAAAAAGCAATGGAGAAGACCAACTTGGCCTTTTCTAACCTGCAAATAAAAGATGGATGATGCCACCAGAGACAAGCTGATTAATTACCTGGGAAGTTTCGTAACCGCTGCAAGGGCAGCGAAGGTGCAACAGGTGCTTGAGAAGAGGACTCGTCACATTGCAGTGGTAATGGAAGATTTTGAAAACTCTCTGAACGTAAGCGCCGTTCTAAGGTCATGCGAGGCGATGGGAGTGCAGGATGTTCATATCATCGAAAACCAGTTTAGGAATAAATTAAGTGCTTATGTGGCCAAAGGCGGTAGTAAATGGCTGACTGTTACTAAGCACAATGAGCTCGAGTCAACGAATAGTTCTCGATGTTTGCAGTTGTTGAGGGATGCCGGATATCAAATTTGGGTAACCAGTCCTGACCAGTCTGCCGTCGACTTGAACGACGTTGGTGTAGATTCAAAAATAGCCCTGGTGTTTGGTACAGAATTCGACGGGGCGTCGAAGGAAGTGCTGGAAATGGCTGACAAAAGGGTATGCCTGCCGATGCAAGGTTTTACTGAGAGCTACAATGTGTCGGTAAGTGTTGCGTTGTGTTTGCATGTTTTGTTAAGGAAGTTAAAAGACTCGGAAATTGATTGGTGTATGAGTGAAGAAGAAAAGAAGCAGTTGACCCTGGAGTGGTATCGTAAGATTGTAAGGAGATCTGATATTCACGAAGTGAGATTTCTTTCAGGCATTTAGTATTAACGCTGACGGATGCGGTTTTTACTAAAGATGCTTTTTATGCTGGGTGCATTGGTGTTTGCCTTTGTCATCGCCAGCAACGTATGGATCATGTGGAAGACGACAGATGATATCCATTTCAACGTGGAAGAAATCCCGGCTGTGGACGTCGGGGTAGTGCTCGGAACATCGAAAAGAAGTGTCGATGGAGGCGCCAATTCGTTTTTTACCACCAGAATGGAAGCCGCCGCTAAACTATATAAAGCTGGCAAAGTAAAGCACCTGATACTCAGCGGAGACAACAACACAAAGTACTACAATGAGCCCCAGGATATGTTCAATGCTCTTTTGGTGCTGGGCGTGCCTGCACAAGACATGACAATGGACTACGCCGGTTTTCGAACTCTTGATTCCATCGTGCGTTCAAAGGAAGTGTTTGGGCAAAACGAGATCGTTATTATCACCCAGCAATTTCATGCCTACCGGGCGCTATTTATTAGTAAATTTTATGGGATAAAAGCAGTTACCTTCGCATCTGATGATGCGGCAAAATCAGGGATGAAGTCTGTGGTGAGCAGAGAATGGCTTGCCAGACCGAAAGCAATTTTAGACCTTTACGTTCTCAAACAACCCCCCAAATTCCTTGGTGAGAAGGAAATTATAGAGATCAGAAAATAATTCTCACATTTTTTGAACGATTTAGCGAGAAAAGTGTCCTTAAGGATGTTATTGGTTTACCAAACCTATGAAAAGAGTACAAATTCTCTTTCTGTTGTCTATTCTATCTGTCACTAGCTGGGCTCAGGCGCAAGGCACAACAGTGGTGTGGGGCAAAGTTACCGAAGCATCTACCGGTAGCCCGATTCCGTTTGCCAATGTCGTTTTCAAGGGAACTTCTATTGGTGCAACAACTGATTTTGAGGGCTATTACAAACTTAGCACTACCCAGCGCTTCGACTCCATTCACTTCAGCTACATCGGATTTGTTCCAAAAACGAAATTCATTGTGGCAGGAAAGGAGCAAAACATCAATATCCAATTGGAAGAAGATGTGGTCAACCTTCAGGAGCTTGTTTTTGAAGCAGGTGAAAATCCGGCGTTTCAAATATTGAGGAATATAGTCGACCACAAAAAGGTCAACGACAAGAGGAGGCTTTCTGCCTATGAATACGAGGCGTACACCAAAATTGAAATGGATATTGATAACATTTCAGATAAGTTTAAGCAGCGTAAGATCATCCAAAAAGTAACTTCGGTGCTCGACAGTATTGAGCAGATTGCAGGCGAAGATGGGAAACCGGTGCTGCCGGTGTTTATTTCAGAGGCCATTAGCAAGTACTATTATAAAGATAGTCCCAGAATGGCGCACGAGACTGTATTGAATACGAAAGTAACCGGAGTGGGGGTAACCGACGGTACGCTGACTTCGCAGGTGATAGGCGCCTCTTTTCAGCAGTATAATTTTTATCAAAACTGGCTCAATATTGTCGGCAAAGACTTCGTGTCTCCGATTTCGGATGGCTGGAAGATCAACTACGAATATGACCTGGTAGATAGTCTTTGGCTCGGCGACTATTACTGCTACCGGTTAGACTTCTTCCCCAAGAGGGAGCAGGACCTGGCCTTTCGTGGGTCGATGTGGATTCACAAAGACACCTGGGCCATCAGACAAATTGACGTAACGGTAGGTAAAGAGGCGAATGTCAATTTCATTGAGAAGATAAAAATTCAACAGGAGTTGGTGCCTACTACCGAAAGTGCCTGGCTGCCTGCCAAAACCAGGGTGATGATTGACGTAAGTGAGCTGACCGACCGATCAGCCGGGTTTCTGGCTAAGTTCTATGTGTCCAACAAAGACATTGTGGTGAATCAGCCAAAACCCGATAAGTTCTATGAAAACCCCATTGAGATGGTGGAGGACGTTAACGACCGGGCAGACGACAACGAATTTTGGGCCGATATTAGGCACGATACCCTTAGTGCCACGGAGGTTCATGTGTATGAAATGATCGACACGCTGACAAAGATCCCGGTGATCAAAACTTATACCGACATTATTCAGACCGGATACACCGGCTACTACAAAATCGGAAAGTTCGACATAGGTTCCTATTCTTACTTTTTTGGCAATAATAATATAGAAGGCATAAGGCTGGGGCTTGGAGGCAGAACTAATATTGACTTCAGCAAGAAATGGGAGTTGAGCGCCAACGTAGCCTATGGCTTAAAAGATGAGGAATGGAAGTACAAGTTTCATGTGCGAAGGATTTTGAGCCGCAGCCCATGGACTGAGGTGAAATACATGCACCAAAAGGAAATCGATCAGATTTGGCTTCTTAATGATGATATTGATAATGCCAATGTTTTCTATGCTTTTTCACGCTTCGGCACACTGATAGATCCCTTTCTCCGGCAAAAGAACTACTTTACTTTTTTCACGGTGCTGGGCCGTGGCCTTTCTCAGCGAGTGTCATATCGTCAGGAATACTTCAAGCCATTGTTTGACTTTGAATACTACAAAGACCCCTACGCTGAAACGCCTACGGTGCGTAACAACCTGAGTGTGGCAGAGGTAATTCTCGACACCCGCTACGCACGTGACGAAATTTTTGTCATCAACGATAACCAGCGGTTGAGCATGGGCACCATTCGCTGGCCAGCTGTTAATTTCCGTTATACACTTGGCCTCAGTGCTCTTGGAGGCGATTTCACGTACCACAAGTTTGGCTTGTCGATTGAAAAACGGCAAAAGATGGGCATTTTCGGAGTGGGCTATCTCACATTGAGCGGCGGCTATAACTTCAATAATCTGCCTTACCCGTTGCTGAAGGCACACATAGGAAACCAGACGCCTTTCTATTTTAATTTTGCCTACAACATGATGGACTACTTTGAGTTCGTTACCGACAAGCATGTAGCCTTCAGATGGAATCACTCTTTCAATGGATTTCTGCTCAACAGTATTCCCGCCATCAAAAAGTTAAAGTGGAGACTTGTAGGCACTGTTAATGTGCTTTACGGCGGTGTGGGGCAAAAGAACTACAACCTGATACCACCCACCTACGACACTAATGGCAGCGAAATAGCACCCTTCTTCGCTCTTGGCCAGTGGCCTTATATAGAGGCAGGGTATGGTGTGGAGAATATATTCAGGTTTTTTAGAGTCGACTTCATACACAGACTTACTTATACCAACCGTCCCGGAGTAAATAATTTTGGGATTAAATTCAGCTATAAGTTTTCTTTGTAGTATGGCGTTCGGAACACAAAGAGCTTCTCTCGGTTTAATACTTCTCTCGGTTTTGTGCATGATGGGGTGCTCATCTCCTCAGGCGTCATTGCCAATTGCAGACAGCCCAAACCCCGACAAAGCCTACTATAGTGAACTATTAGCACTTGTGGAAGACAAAGTGCAGGAAGACCCCAATAACCTTGGGCTTAGGGTCAAATTGGCTTCATATCATCAAACGCTTGAATGGCCGGAGGTGGCCAACGCTAATATCGAGGCGATTTTAAGGATGGCACCCAAAGATCCGGAGGTGATGGTGCTGGTGGCCGACTACTATATACATAGAAACGATTTTGAGAGGAGTTGGATATATGCCCAGCAGGCTGACAGGCTGGGTTCGGTTCACCCTAGTCTATCGCTGATCAAGTCAAAATATCACTACTCCAGAAGGAACTACGGTGAGGCCGCCAGGTACCTCAATCATTATTTTGACACCGGAGGCAAGCTGCCGGAGGCATTTTTGGTAGCAGCTGAATTGGATCTCCAGAAAAAAGATACGACCAAAGCGTTGTCCATTTTGGAGAGGGGAGTCGAAGCGAATCCGGGCCACAGGAGTATGACCCGTTTGCTGGTGACATTATTTGAGCAGCGAAGCCAATTTACCGAGCTGGTAGCGCTGCTCGAGGGATATGGCAAAGTCACGGATGACTATAGCACCTACAGGGGTGAGTTGCTCGGTGCCTACTTTAAGGGAGCCGATTATGATAAGGCGTCCAGCTTTGCTGAGAACTGGCCTGAACCCTCCGAAAACGGGCTTTTTGAGTACGGGAGCCTGATGCTCGAATCGTCGATGAGCGACTCCGCCTTTTGGTATGCCGACAGGATGATTCAGCAGGATTCGCTTAGTGTGCCGGGCCGACTCCTCAAAGCCCGATACTTTAATCGCAGGGGTAGAATGGGAGATGCCTATAATTTTTACACGTCGGCGCTGGCGTTGGATTCCACCAACCAAATAGCCCTCGAAGAACGGGGTATTGTTGCGGGAAAAATTGCATATTTGCGCAAACTTAGGGAGCAGCAGGCAGCAATGCCAGTGTTTGATCTGACTCCCAAGAAATCTGATAATTAGTAGAATTGAATGAGTAACGAGAAAATTAAGCTTACCCTCCCTGATGGAAGTGTTCGGGAATATGACAAGGGGGTAACCGGGCTGGATGTGGCAATGAGCATCAGCGAGGGCCTGGCCAGGAATGTTTTGGCTGCCAAATTCAATGGAAACGTAATTGATGCATTTCGTGTTATCACGGAAGACGGAACATTTCAGTTGCTCACATGGAATGACAAGGAAGGGAAATCAACTTTTTGGCACTCTTCAGCTCACTTAATGGCTGAAGCCCTTGAAGCGCTGTACCCGGGTGTTAAGCTGGGTATTGGCCCACCAATTGAAAACGGTTTTTACTACGATGTTGATTTTGGAGACAGGGAATTTACCGCTGCCGAACTTCCGAAAATAGAGGAGAAGATGCTGGAACTGGCGAGGCAGAAGAATGCCTTTTCACGCCGAGATATTAGTAAGAAAGACGCCGTAGCCTACTTTGAAAAGAAGGGTGATCCGTACAAACTGGAGCTTATCGCAGATTTGACTGACGGCACTATTTCTTTCTATGAGCAAGGCAATTTCACCGATCTTTGCCGGGGACCGCATATCCCAAACACAGGGTTTATTAAGGCCACTAAGATACTGAACATCGCCGGTGCTTACTGGCGGGGCAATGAGAAGAACAAGCAGTTAACAAGGCTTTACGGGATTACTTTTCCCAAACAGGGAGAGTTGAAGGAGTACCTCGAGCTGCTTGAAGAAGCCAAAAAACGTGACCACAGAAAGATAGGGAAAGAACTTGAGCTTTTCACCTTCTCAGAAAAGGTGGGCAAGGGACTGCCGTTGTGGTTGCCTAAAGGTGCCATTCTTCGTGAGCGCCT contains:
- a CDS encoding SanA/YdcF family protein codes for the protein MRFLLKMLFMLGALVFAFVIASNVWIMWKTTDDIHFNVEEIPAVDVGVVLGTSKRSVDGGANSFFTTRMEAAAKLYKAGKVKHLILSGDNNTKYYNEPQDMFNALLVLGVPAQDMTMDYAGFRTLDSIVRSKEVFGQNEIVIITQQFHAYRALFISKFYGIKAVTFASDDAAKSGMKSVVSREWLARPKAILDLYVLKQPPKFLGEKEIIEIRK
- a CDS encoding TrmH family RNA methyltransferase; protein product: MDDATRDKLINYLGSFVTAARAAKVQQVLEKRTRHIAVVMEDFENSLNVSAVLRSCEAMGVQDVHIIENQFRNKLSAYVAKGGSKWLTVTKHNELESTNSSRCLQLLRDAGYQIWVTSPDQSAVDLNDVGVDSKIALVFGTEFDGASKEVLEMADKRVCLPMQGFTESYNVSVSVALCLHVLLRKLKDSEIDWCMSEEEKKQLTLEWYRKIVRRSDIHEVRFLSGI
- a CDS encoding DNA gyrase/topoisomerase IV subunit A; protein product: MEEENLNSHEGEDQIHDVVAVSGMYESWFLDYASYVILERAVPAIEDGFKPVQRRILHAMKEMDDGRFNKVANIIGSTMQYHPHGDASIGDAIVNIGQKDLLIETQGNWGDIRTGDRAAAPRYIEARLSKFALEVVFNPQTTNWQLSYDGRKREPVTLPVKFPLLLAQGVEGIAVGLSTKLLPHNFRELIEASIAVLKGKKTNILPDFPTGGLADFSDYNEGKRGGRVRVRAKIEELDKKTLVIKDIPFGTTTTNLMDSIVKANDKGKIKVKKVVDNTAKDVEIEVHLAPGVSPDITIDALYAFTDCEVSISPNACVIVDDKPVFMSVNDILKVCTNQTVNLLKRELEIRRAELMEKMLFSSLEKIFIENRIYRDIEECETWEAVLDTIDKGLDPFKDQFYREIVQDDILKLTEIKIKRISKFDSFKADELMKKLQEELEEVNYNLENLVEYAIKYYQSLLDKYGKGRERLTEIAQFDTIAATVVAANNQKLYVNREDGFIGYGLKKDEYICECSDLDDIIAFRRDGKFSVVKIQDKVFVGKDILYAGVFKKNDERMVYNAVYVDGKSGRSMIKRFQVLGVTRDKEYDVSKGEKGSRVLYFSANPNGEAEIINISLTSGSKAKKKVFDFDFSEIEIKGRGSQGNILTKYPVRKIVLKEAGRSTLGGLDIWYDATIGRLNTDDRGEYLGNFLADDKIIVFYQDGSYELTSFELTNRYDYHQILTLQKFNPKAVVSAVYLDGKTKVHFGKRFLIETSTVEKKFVFISEEKGSRLLLVSSHPSPSFEVSYRKKGSKETDKEIIVFEEFIDIKGWKAVGNKLNFPDIKKLEWLANEDPGAEEKDSNDDDSGPDTKEDEDDTASKATDDKQEIAETVKKLKEEFSKETDENFDVGSSIDLDIKKPKSNGEDQLGLF
- a CDS encoding DUF5686 and carboxypeptidase-like regulatory domain-containing protein, whose amino-acid sequence is MKRVQILFLLSILSVTSWAQAQGTTVVWGKVTEASTGSPIPFANVVFKGTSIGATTDFEGYYKLSTTQRFDSIHFSYIGFVPKTKFIVAGKEQNINIQLEEDVVNLQELVFEAGENPAFQILRNIVDHKKVNDKRRLSAYEYEAYTKIEMDIDNISDKFKQRKIIQKVTSVLDSIEQIAGEDGKPVLPVFISEAISKYYYKDSPRMAHETVLNTKVTGVGVTDGTLTSQVIGASFQQYNFYQNWLNIVGKDFVSPISDGWKINYEYDLVDSLWLGDYYCYRLDFFPKREQDLAFRGSMWIHKDTWAIRQIDVTVGKEANVNFIEKIKIQQELVPTTESAWLPAKTRVMIDVSELTDRSAGFLAKFYVSNKDIVVNQPKPDKFYENPIEMVEDVNDRADDNEFWADIRHDTLSATEVHVYEMIDTLTKIPVIKTYTDIIQTGYTGYYKIGKFDIGSYSYFFGNNNIEGIRLGLGGRTNIDFSKKWELSANVAYGLKDEEWKYKFHVRRILSRSPWTEVKYMHQKEIDQIWLLNDDIDNANVFYAFSRFGTLIDPFLRQKNYFTFFTVLGRGLSQRVSYRQEYFKPLFDFEYYKDPYAETPTVRNNLSVAEVILDTRYARDEIFVINDNQRLSMGTIRWPAVNFRYTLGLSALGGDFTYHKFGLSIEKRQKMGIFGVGYLTLSGGYNFNNLPYPLLKAHIGNQTPFYFNFAYNMMDYFEFVTDKHVAFRWNHSFNGFLLNSIPAIKKLKWRLVGTVNVLYGGVGQKNYNLIPPTYDTNGSEIAPFFALGQWPYIEAGYGVENIFRFFRVDFIHRLTYTNRPGVNNFGIKFSYKFSL
- a CDS encoding tetratricopeptide repeat protein; this translates as MAFGTQRASLGLILLSVLCMMGCSSPQASLPIADSPNPDKAYYSELLALVEDKVQEDPNNLGLRVKLASYHQTLEWPEVANANIEAILRMAPKDPEVMVLVADYYIHRNDFERSWIYAQQADRLGSVHPSLSLIKSKYHYSRRNYGEAARYLNHYFDTGGKLPEAFLVAAELDLQKKDTTKALSILERGVEANPGHRSMTRLLVTLFEQRSQFTELVALLEGYGKVTDDYSTYRGELLGAYFKGADYDKASSFAENWPEPSENGLFEYGSLMLESSMSDSAFWYADRMIQQDSLSVPGRLLKARYFNRRGRMGDAYNFYTSALALDSTNQIALEERGIVAGKIAYLRKLREQQAAMPVFDLTPKKSDN